From one Rhopalosiphum padi isolate XX-2018 chromosome 2, ASM2088224v1, whole genome shotgun sequence genomic stretch:
- the LOC132919945 gene encoding zinc finger CCHC domain-containing protein 17-like, with protein sequence MSMNINDIFIGEVASVQNYGAFIRIPGTKQQGLVHRTQLSRVPVDDATDVLSKGDKIWAKVIGTDDGKISLSMKLVDQGSGRDLDPNGVQMFQDEQRRKIQPNSKGKRTIQLDAVYNTKCVRCGTGGHLAKDCFKGTSGKIYDLLPEDEETEVLHIAPNQSEKSEVMNKDVLSTNEKIKKKKKKKKSSESKKKKKRKRHLSTSSSNSSSSEEESSKKKSKKHKKRKKY encoded by the exons atgtctatgAATATAAATGACATATTTATAGGAGAA GTTGCATCTGTACAAAACTATGGGGCATTTATTAGAATACCAGGAACTAAGCAACAAGGTCTTGTACATCGTACACAGTTGTCTAGAGTACCTGTGGATGATGCTACAGATGTTTTATCTAAAGGTGATAAAATATGGGCTAAAGTTATTGGAACa GATGACGGAAAAATTTCTCTTTCTATGAAACTTGTTGATCAAGGTAGCGGCAGAGATTTAGATCCCAATGGAGTTCAAATGTT tcaaGATGAACAAAGAAGAAAGATTCAACCCAATTCTAAGGGTAAAAGAACAATTCAATTAGATGCAGTTTATAACACAAAGTGTGTGAGATGTGGAACTGGTGGACATTTAGCCAAAGATTGTTTTAAA gGCACATCTGGAAAAATTTATGATCTTTTGCCAGAAGATGAGGAGACTGAGGTATTACATATAGCACCTAACCAATCTGAAAAGTCTGAAGTAATGAATAAAGATGTTTTATCaacaaatgaaaaaatcaaaaaaaagaaaaagaagaaaaaatctagcgaatcaaagaaaaaaaagaaaagaaaaagacATTTATCAACTTCTTCTTCAAAT agttCCAGTTCTGAGGAGGAAagttcgaaaaaaaaatcgaagaaacacaaaaaaaggaaaaaatattaa
- the LOC132919943 gene encoding zinc finger FYVE domain-containing protein 1-like isoform X2, translating into MDDDCYGHLGHLKNQHKLPAIMTPVSTISSAHSDFGLPDVTLTSHFTSLKLTPDYNDSDEEGDGHCHSFLLLDEKERLKVSSVETFVKRLNGYKNTNPVKVISIFGNTGDGKSYTLNQCFFRGAEVFRTSSEQKACTVGVWAAFDPSLNVVCLDTEGFSGSTAHNKQRTRLLLKVLAVSDVVIYRVKGERLQDDMFNFLGSASKSYIKHFQKDLLTVCNRSIDPIKCADSVKGPTLCIFHETRNTEPLGRYNGKDVSKQIQDRFHELQLDIDGFASLRYVGIQTIIPPTDFGQIREVLNEEIKKNCNRPQRSPHIVYLTLKALNDKFTGVIKTSIEPLFPDQHLTCPTVCQSCEQRCSNSVGHLKDNIPHFNNSKCRYQSQFENSVYICKVCADNGTPVVVTTKYTNDNQNSWFKYALSGYTIDCPQCGVIYRSKQYWYGNNDPEKSVVYTETKHIWPGMDLPSSSSMNPARKVLDGVTYLSETVASVSYEPSRLLSSWVADQFAPKYWKPNAEIKECIVCKLQFSSTSIKHHCRACGEGVCDECSKRTLCVPERGWNTPVRVCNFCYKRSGSISSNCSDSSSRGDENEVGARKFSEAVVQTLSSVASVLEYPKNLIKDTARPSYWVPDNEALECYICKSEFGSTLILHHCRGCGQGVCSGCSNHRKPVPHRGWPNPVRVCDLCSNQDT; encoded by the exons ATGGACGACGATTGTTATGGTCATTTAGGCCATTTAAAGAACCAACACAAGTTACCAGCCATAATGACCCCTGTCAGTACAATTTCTTCGGCTCATAGCGATTTTGGTCTTCCAGATGTGACCCTCACATCTCATTTTACATCATTAAAACTTACTCCCGATTACAATGACAGTGATGAGGAAGGTGATGGTCATTGTCATAGCTTCTTACTTCTCGATGAGAAAGAAAGACTGAAG GTGTCTAGTGTTGAAACGTTTGTAAAACGTCTCAAtggatataaaaatactaatccAGTTAAAGTAATATCTATATTTGGAAATACTGGAGATGGAAAGTCGTACACATTGaatcaatgtttttttagaGGTGCAGAAGTATTTCGTACATCTTCTGAACAAAAAGCGTGTACAGTTGGAGTTTGGGCAGCATTTGATCCATCTTTGAATGTTGTGTGTTTAGATACTGAAGGATTTTCTGGATCAACTGCTCATAATAAACAAAGGACTAGGCTTTTGCTTAAG GTCTTGGCTGTATCAGATGTAGTTATATACAGAGTTAAAGGTGAACGATTACAAGATGATATGTTTAATTTTCTTGGTTCAGCATCTAAGtcatatataaaacattttcaaaaagacTTACTTACTGTTTGTAATAGATCAATAGATCCAATTAAATGTGCTGATTCTGTAAAAGGACCaacattatgtatttttcatgAAACTAGAAACACTGAACCGTTAGGACGTT ATAATGGTAAAGATGTCTCGAAGCAGATACAAGATAGATTTCATGAATTACAACTTGACATTGATGGATTTGCATCTCTTCGCTATGTGGGAATTCAAACTATTATTCCACCAACAGATTTTGGTCAAATTAGAGAAGTACTTaatgaagaaattaaaaaaaactgtaatcgACCACAGAGATCTCCACATATTGTTTATCTGACTcttaag gcATTGAACGACAAGTTTACTGGCGTAATTAAAACTTCAATTGAACCGCTCTTTCCAGATCAACATTTAACATGTCCGACTGTATGTCAATCTTGTGAACAACGATGTTCAAATAGTGTTGGACATTTAAAAGATAACATTCCCCATTTTAACAATTCTAAATGCAG GTATCAGTCACAATTTGAAAATTCGGTTTATATTTGTAAAGTGTGTGCAGACAACGGAACACCTGTTGttgttacaacaaaatatactaaTGATAACCAAAATTCTTGGTTTAAATATGCGTTGTCTGG GTATACCATTGATTGTCCACAATGTGGTGTAATTTATCGTAGTAAACAGTATTGGTATGGAAATAATGATCCAGAAAAATCTGTCGTTTATACAGAAACAAAACATATCTGGCCTGGT ATGGATTTGCCTTCCTCATCAAGTATGAACCCTGCTAGAAAAGTGTTGGATGGAGTAACTTATCTTTCTGAAACAGTTGCTAGTGTTAGTTATGAACCATCCCGTTTGTTATCTTCTTGGGTTGCTGATCAATTTGCACCTAAATACTGGAAACCAAATGCTGAAATAAAG GAATGTATTGtttgtaaattacaattttcttcAACATCAATAAAACATCATTGTCGAGCGTGTGGAGAAGGGGTTTGTGATGAATGTTCTAAACGAACATTGTGTGTTCCCGAAAGAGGATGGAATACACCTGTTCGTGTGtgcaatttttgttataaacgaTCTG gaagCATAAGTAGTAATTGTTCAGATTCATCTAGTCGGGGAGACGAAAACGAAGTAGGGGCTCGTAAGTTTAGTGAAGCTGTAGTACAAACATTATCTTCTGTTGCTTCTGTTCTAGAATATCCAAAAA ATCTTATCAAAGATACAGCTAGACCATCTTATTGGGTACCTGATAATGAGGCATTAGAGTGTTATATATGTAAATCAGAATTTGGATCTACTTTAATATTGCATCATTGTCGTGGTTGTGGCCAAGGCGTTTGTTCCGGTTGTTCCAACCATCGAAAACCAGTCCCACACCGAGGTTGGCCTAACCCTGTACGAGTGTGCGATTTGTGTTCTAACCAAGAcacataa
- the LOC132919943 gene encoding zinc finger FYVE domain-containing protein 1-like isoform X1 gives MNVYRDVLSMDDDCYGHLGHLKNQHKLPAIMTPVSTISSAHSDFGLPDVTLTSHFTSLKLTPDYNDSDEEGDGHCHSFLLLDEKERLKVSSVETFVKRLNGYKNTNPVKVISIFGNTGDGKSYTLNQCFFRGAEVFRTSSEQKACTVGVWAAFDPSLNVVCLDTEGFSGSTAHNKQRTRLLLKVLAVSDVVIYRVKGERLQDDMFNFLGSASKSYIKHFQKDLLTVCNRSIDPIKCADSVKGPTLCIFHETRNTEPLGRYNGKDVSKQIQDRFHELQLDIDGFASLRYVGIQTIIPPTDFGQIREVLNEEIKKNCNRPQRSPHIVYLTLKALNDKFTGVIKTSIEPLFPDQHLTCPTVCQSCEQRCSNSVGHLKDNIPHFNNSKCRYQSQFENSVYICKVCADNGTPVVVTTKYTNDNQNSWFKYALSGYTIDCPQCGVIYRSKQYWYGNNDPEKSVVYTETKHIWPGMDLPSSSSMNPARKVLDGVTYLSETVASVSYEPSRLLSSWVADQFAPKYWKPNAEIKECIVCKLQFSSTSIKHHCRACGEGVCDECSKRTLCVPERGWNTPVRVCNFCYKRSGSISSNCSDSSSRGDENEVGARKFSEAVVQTLSSVASVLEYPKNLIKDTARPSYWVPDNEALECYICKSEFGSTLILHHCRGCGQGVCSGCSNHRKPVPHRGWPNPVRVCDLCSNQDT, from the exons ATGAAcgtatatag agatGTCTTGTCAATGGACGACGATTGTTATGGTCATTTAGGCCATTTAAAGAACCAACACAAGTTACCAGCCATAATGACCCCTGTCAGTACAATTTCTTCGGCTCATAGCGATTTTGGTCTTCCAGATGTGACCCTCACATCTCATTTTACATCATTAAAACTTACTCCCGATTACAATGACAGTGATGAGGAAGGTGATGGTCATTGTCATAGCTTCTTACTTCTCGATGAGAAAGAAAGACTGAAG GTGTCTAGTGTTGAAACGTTTGTAAAACGTCTCAAtggatataaaaatactaatccAGTTAAAGTAATATCTATATTTGGAAATACTGGAGATGGAAAGTCGTACACATTGaatcaatgtttttttagaGGTGCAGAAGTATTTCGTACATCTTCTGAACAAAAAGCGTGTACAGTTGGAGTTTGGGCAGCATTTGATCCATCTTTGAATGTTGTGTGTTTAGATACTGAAGGATTTTCTGGATCAACTGCTCATAATAAACAAAGGACTAGGCTTTTGCTTAAG GTCTTGGCTGTATCAGATGTAGTTATATACAGAGTTAAAGGTGAACGATTACAAGATGATATGTTTAATTTTCTTGGTTCAGCATCTAAGtcatatataaaacattttcaaaaagacTTACTTACTGTTTGTAATAGATCAATAGATCCAATTAAATGTGCTGATTCTGTAAAAGGACCaacattatgtatttttcatgAAACTAGAAACACTGAACCGTTAGGACGTT ATAATGGTAAAGATGTCTCGAAGCAGATACAAGATAGATTTCATGAATTACAACTTGACATTGATGGATTTGCATCTCTTCGCTATGTGGGAATTCAAACTATTATTCCACCAACAGATTTTGGTCAAATTAGAGAAGTACTTaatgaagaaattaaaaaaaactgtaatcgACCACAGAGATCTCCACATATTGTTTATCTGACTcttaag gcATTGAACGACAAGTTTACTGGCGTAATTAAAACTTCAATTGAACCGCTCTTTCCAGATCAACATTTAACATGTCCGACTGTATGTCAATCTTGTGAACAACGATGTTCAAATAGTGTTGGACATTTAAAAGATAACATTCCCCATTTTAACAATTCTAAATGCAG GTATCAGTCACAATTTGAAAATTCGGTTTATATTTGTAAAGTGTGTGCAGACAACGGAACACCTGTTGttgttacaacaaaatatactaaTGATAACCAAAATTCTTGGTTTAAATATGCGTTGTCTGG GTATACCATTGATTGTCCACAATGTGGTGTAATTTATCGTAGTAAACAGTATTGGTATGGAAATAATGATCCAGAAAAATCTGTCGTTTATACAGAAACAAAACATATCTGGCCTGGT ATGGATTTGCCTTCCTCATCAAGTATGAACCCTGCTAGAAAAGTGTTGGATGGAGTAACTTATCTTTCTGAAACAGTTGCTAGTGTTAGTTATGAACCATCCCGTTTGTTATCTTCTTGGGTTGCTGATCAATTTGCACCTAAATACTGGAAACCAAATGCTGAAATAAAG GAATGTATTGtttgtaaattacaattttcttcAACATCAATAAAACATCATTGTCGAGCGTGTGGAGAAGGGGTTTGTGATGAATGTTCTAAACGAACATTGTGTGTTCCCGAAAGAGGATGGAATACACCTGTTCGTGTGtgcaatttttgttataaacgaTCTG gaagCATAAGTAGTAATTGTTCAGATTCATCTAGTCGGGGAGACGAAAACGAAGTAGGGGCTCGTAAGTTTAGTGAAGCTGTAGTACAAACATTATCTTCTGTTGCTTCTGTTCTAGAATATCCAAAAA ATCTTATCAAAGATACAGCTAGACCATCTTATTGGGTACCTGATAATGAGGCATTAGAGTGTTATATATGTAAATCAGAATTTGGATCTACTTTAATATTGCATCATTGTCGTGGTTGTGGCCAAGGCGTTTGTTCCGGTTGTTCCAACCATCGAAAACCAGTCCCACACCGAGGTTGGCCTAACCCTGTACGAGTGTGCGATTTGTGTTCTAACCAAGAcacataa